The genome window TCTCCTTTACACTGTGATAGGGAATAAATGTGTATTCAATATTGACTTATAGATGATTTAATGACCTTAACTCCAGCTCAGATCATGTTCAACCTGGATAAAGTGCACATCATCATTGATGAGATTATCCAGAATGGACACATAGTGGAGACCAACAAGAACCGCATCCTGGCACCTCTACTTGCTCTGGACAAGATGGCTGAGGCACATTGAGCAGTTGTTTGAACCATAGACTTAAACATCGCATCATTGTATCTGTCCAGTTATGACGTCTTTAAGAGCACGGGCAGCGCCATTAAGGCCATCTCCATTatgaagtagtcaattttcttctgaGTTGGGAAACTGAAAGGGTGCACACTGCCACctagagtgtgttgtttgaacaggaaTAAAGCAGAGGTTGGCGATTTACTGacacctgcagttatggaatgtctCCTCACAAGTATAACTAATTGGCTGATTCCTCCTGGTAACCTGGATGGAATTAAAAGGAAAACCACCCAAAAaggatattttggtatttgtttcattagtccattgctgacatagtcccaaaatgttttgcttgtcagcaatcacgTTTTTAAGATTTGTAACTTTCAAACCATCCccatatgatgcattttgcaccatacagggatgatttctgtattttaatgccacattcaaaacaactgggaactctgtaaaatacgaggtcaaatcatgatgtcagtgctctagaaagaggccagagttcccgagttggaattctgagttggatgaccgttcaaatagATTTTTCTCCAGTCGGAACCCCTTTTTGtttttgaacgcactgaagtccaAAGTTCCTGGGTTCCCAGTTTTAAACGTGGCACGAAAGTTGCTTATcttaaacttgattgctgacaagcaaaacatgtCAACAATAGACTAATGAAATAAAtaccaaaatattgtttttggGTGAAGTTTTCCTTAAAGGATCACAATTTCATCCAGGTCATCACTTCAGTGGTGAAAGTTCAAGGGCGGTGCCCCCtagagaatgatggaggccgctaGTGTCCAACAGGCTGaatagcatgggcagcgccattgagggcttccaccattttaatgtaaaCTGGGTGAGACATTCAACTTCTTTGGATGATCCCTCCATCTAGCTCTATGGTTTGAACAAACTAAGACTACAGTAGCAACAAAAAGTAtaggaaccctttggaattacctggatttctgaatAAAATCTGATCTAAATCACAACAATGGACATAgcgtgcttaaactaataacacacaattaTACatttgtctttattgaacacaccgtgtaagcattcacagtgtagggtggaaaaagaatgtgaacccttggatttaataactggttgactctCCTTTGGCAGCACTAAACTCAACCAAACATTTGAGGTTGCGGATCAGACCACAACGGTCAGGAGGCATTTTggaccattcatctttacaaaacgGTTTCAGTTCAGCCTTATTCTTgcgatgtctggtgtgaacctctctcgaggtcatgccacagcatatCGGGTTGagctcaggactctgactgggccactccagaaggcggaTTTACttttgtgttttgggtcgttgtcctgttgcatcacccaacttctgttgagcttcaattggcagacagataaagacattttgcaggagaatgttaggctaaaCTTGAGAATTCATTTTTCAgatatccaggtaattccaagggttcaaatactttcttgccactgtattagCCTTTGAAAAAAATGGACACATTGCCATCCAAATGATTTATGGACCTCATACTTGGGTTTATCAATAATAATCCATTGTATAgaatagtttatttttattttttatacagcaGCTATAGTAAGATTGAACTGAGGTATTACGTACATCTTCCCTTGGAGCTTTAATGTGCATGGAATGTTATTCAGGTCTTTTTTAACGTAAATAAATAAGACTTCATACTTTGCAAACATTTTAATGATTATTTTTGGAGCATACACATTTGAAAATATCTGTTTACTTCAAACTGCAACTtgagttaaataaatgtttataaTATACAAAGAAAATACAAGGGAAAGCATAGCTTgctttttttcctttttaaatGTGCCTTGCACACAGAACCAGTGTTTTTGTCTCTAGCTTTATTATCAAATTACACAAATGCACTCAGGGACTTTGATCCTTATAGCAGGGCAATAAACATCAAAATACACACAGTAACGAAAGCAAAAGGAAAAATAATAAGCATGTGCATCATGATTGTATGATGTTAGATGAAGTAAAAGGAACAAGGTAATCCTAATATTCAAACAACGCAGGCACTAGTAAAACAACCTGGTCAGGAAATGCCCAAACACTCTACAGTTAGCTCTACAGAAGCAGCTGCCCTTCTCCCCTCACATCACGCAGGGGAAGGAAGGAGGTTGACAGCCGGGTGGTGGAGATCTGAAAACCCAAAAATCTACAGAGAACTTGTACACAGATGCTCACAGCCAaagtatgagagagagatagtaaacactgtagaacatgaggaAACTGTCTGCCCCGGCTTCCAGTTGCTCAAGCCCTTAAAGCAGCAGAGTgccctggggagggagggagctgtgaCAAGTAAGCAGGTGGGTCGGAGGAGAGGGAAGGTGGGGGGGGGCACCCCTGGTTTTATCTGTATCAGTAGCTATTGAGTTAACATGGGACTGTTTTCCTAAAGTTTTTCAGGGGGAAAGGGGGAGATGTAAGGTTTTGCGGGgttgggaggagggggagagatctCAGAGAGCACGGCTTGTTTCTTTTTCTGCAACAAAACACAACAGGCTTCACCAGCGGGGGGGGGGTTGGTCAGTCATAATGGGGCAGACGGAGCATGCTCAGTTGAGGTGGAAGCCCTTCTCCATGGTAGCAGCTAGGAGGCGCTCTCTCATGATGTCTTCAGAGGAATACTCTGGCAGCTTCAGGTAGTGCACACAAGTGTTAACAGATGGATAGCTGGAGTCTGTCGCGTCCACCTAGGGGGAACAATTAGGTTAACTGTGTTGCAGTCACAGCCCTGCTCTATAATCCCAGAGGTCTGGAGTGGCAGATACAAGTGGTGGAAGTAGTGTCATTACAATACTATGACTTAAAGCTGAACAGAATACATTTAATTTCAAACATTTCCCAAATTTCTACTGGCAGCATTTCTGAAACATGTCCATATCAACCTCATTAGGATGGCTTACTGTACTGCAAGGTTGACAAAGTTCCCTAAACTCAGCAGTGATTGGCCTCATGGAGAGCCTTACCTTCCGAACGATGGTGAGGCGTGGGTGCAGGTTGGCCAGACCACCAGGGGGCAGAGTGGAGCATCCTGTGGTGAACTGGAGGAAGGCTTTCCTCTCGTCAGATGACATGCCACACAGCACCCGCACAAAACGCAGGAACCCAGGACTGTGGAGAGGACGATAACAGatacaacagttaaaaaggtctCTCCAGCAAAATATGAAAACAACAAGCTGTTAGATAGTGTCAGTTGATGTACTGGTGCAGCAGTACAAGGTCCCATGTTCCTCTAGGAACTAAGTGACGTTCTGGTCATGTTAGCGACTTCGCCATTTCAGTTCTTGTCATTTGAACCCCTTTTAAAATCACGACCAACACCGTCAATACAAGGAGATCTAAGAAACTTTTTTCAAGCTGGCCAGAGTAAATGATCTAGTCTACAAGCTGTAGTAGAACGCCATCATACCTGTCCCGAGTGTAGCCCAGCTTAGGCTCTGTGTAGTTCATGACATCCTCAGATGTCCAGGAAGGAGACTGGTTTCCACAGAGGATCATCTGCACCTCCTTGTGACTGAAGGAGCTCAGCTTCTCCATGGGGAACACTCGGTTAAAACCCTCTGAGAAAAGAAAAGTTAATTTCATTACATTCAAAATGTAGTGtgcaaacaccattttttttctaTGTGATTACTAACACTAATCCGTGTGTTTCAATAGGCATACCTCTGAAAGCCTCCATTTGTTTCTGGATGCCAGTGTGCATAGAGAAGTCAAACATGAGCTCCACATACTCCTCAGCATTCTCCATGGTCACCATCTGGAAAGATTAACAGAGAGGGGCACAGGCCAGATTTAGACAACTCATCTGACCAGTAAAACTCAGGGCATAGCCAATAGCGGTGCAGTTCTCTACCTACCTCGTCATTTCCATTGGGCTTCAGGTCCACTGCTGAGAACCCATGCACTTTGGATGAGGGGCAGAACTGGAAATTCAATCTGGGAGAAAAGGGACTCAAAATTAACCATGTTGAGTGACAACGATACAGCGGTCAAGGATCAAATAATGAATCAGCATAATTGGAATCTGAAAAGGTCAGCAAAATTAAAAAATGTACCACAAGTTATTATACGTCACATACAAAACAATGCAATTAGCAAAAATGGCATTCCAATTCAGGATATTATCCACTGAATTCTTCACAAAATTTAAGAAGGTCTCTCAGTAAAAATGGTGGGCGCTGTGCTCACCCCAGGTCCTCTACACTAAGCGGTGGTCCAGAGCCCATGGGGTTCTTCAGCATGAGGTCCTGCAGCCTAGTGTTCTTCTCATCCTCAGACAAACTCTTGTTCCCCAGGATAAGCCTCCTCTTCACCGCCAGCTCCTTCATCTCCTTCAGGAACTTGGCCCGGTGGGGGTTGACCAGTTCAAAGTCCTCCCAGGTCAGGATGCCGTGGTACCAGGCCGGGGGCTTGGGTTTAGGGGGGTCCAGGATGAACTCGGACTTGGAGTCCTCGTCAAAGCTGCCGATGGAATAGGTGTCCTGGCTCTCCTCGGTGGACGCCTCCGACTGGATCTCTGAGAAGTGCCGGTGCTGCTCGGTAGGATCAAGGAGGAGAGGGCCACCGCGGGACGCATAGAGCAGCTTGGACATGTTGCTCTTAATGTCACCCATGCAAAGAAGCTTGAAGAAGGGTCGTGAGATGGGCAGGTCCACCAGGCGGTTGTCCTGGATGCACTTGGCCAGGAAGACACCGAGGAAGAAGAAGAGTTTGCTGAGGCGCTCCAGCTCGTCACTGTCTTGGGGGAATGGGGCCGGGAACAGGCCGCAGGAGCGCTGGACGTAGTATCCTGGAGGTTTCAGACCCCCACCCAGATCCACCTGATAGTACAACACACAGTTAATCCCCAAAAATATTAAAGTGACACTGACATGGTTCATAACatctaaatatacagtatgttgtttTTCAGGAAaaaaatgaacatgtaattgcATGGTCATTGTCAACTGTGCATTTTATTAGTCCAAATATTACTGTTCAGGTCTACGATTTCATGTGACAGTAAAGCGGCACTTGCCTGGCGAGACTCATCGTCTGGGAAGTCGTCATCACAGAGCCAGATACCCAGGGAAGTCCTCTGGAACTCAGCTGCCACCAGAGCATAGAACTCCAGGGTGGGACCGAGGCCTGTGCCCTCCTCCCCCTGGAACTCAACCTGGGAAGACAGACATATTGGTCAGTCACTACGAACTTCCATAGCCATGCCATTCAAATAGGGGAAGACATCACAGGTACAGTAAGCTTGTACAGTAAGCTTACAAAATTGATGACTATGAATTGGATGAATGAGGACTTATTTCACGCCACATAGCATTACGTGGACCACTTATTTATGGCAACCAATAATCCCTTCACACAGATCTTCCATTGAGCATGCTATATAGGCCAGGAGACAAATTTATGTGCTTAAATCTGGCGTAGTGTTCTACCTCCAGAACAGACTTCCTGTCAGCATGGATCTGCATGACGCTCTCAGCCCACTCCATCATCTGGTCTCCGCGGGGGACCTTGATCCTCTCGTGTTTGAGACGGCCCACCCTGAACTCCCCAGGGTCGTCCCTGCGCACTGTGGTGGAGGGCCGTGAGCGCTCCATGGTGGCCTCCCGCCGGTTCTGCAGCCACACTATTGCCCTTGAggacacacaggcacatacaggGTCAGTATAGAATAAGGTGAATGAAATGGACAGCACTCAAAGAATTTCTCTTCAATAATAGGCCCTGTAATATGCGAGGGAGCACAATGTTCCTTATTCAATGCAGTACAAGACCATGCACCATCTTCAGGAGAATACAGAGTGTGACAGACATGTCAAGTAGCACTAACCTGGAGGCTCCAAACGCAGTGCAGGTGAAGTACAGCTGCCGGGTCTCAAAGGGGATGAGGAAAGGACACTTGCTGGTAAGCTGCTCACACCACTCTGGGAGGGCCCCGCTGGCCAGGGCCAGAGGCTCCTCTATCTGCTGGAGAATCTTTGTTGTGACCTTCTTGCTGGTGAATTCCTCAGGCGATGCATTGAATTGGAGGTCATCCACATCTAGTCATAACACAGTAGATTAACAACACGTGTCATTAAGAACACAGAcggggggggggtgtctgtggTGGTATGAAGGGGTGTAGCCGTAACTTCCTggtacgggtgtgtgtgtgtgtgtgtgtgaatgatgaAGAGGATGTGGAGTGTGTGTTCCGAGATGTTAATCCGTACCTTCCTGGAAAGTGCGTGCGTGGGCGTGGGGGTCTCCCCCGATGATGAATAGGATGCGGAGTAGCTGGAGCACGTCCTCCACTCCACAGGCGCTCTGACTGGAGCCAGCCTTGGCCTGGGCCTGCTCCCTGGCCACACTCAGAATGTCACAGGTCTGCATGACACCCAGAGACCCAGGGCTCAGGCCCCCTGACCTACATCCGTGCTCACAGAAGTCCTGCAAGCAATCATATGGACCGTGGTTTAAAACCGGATGTTTCCTTCAGCTCCCTGACTATACTAACTCTCTGACTAACAGTGAAGACAGTAGCATAAAACTGGACAAGGCTATTTTACTGTACAATTACAGCATTCTCGTATGACAAAATAATGAAACGGAACAGATTCACAACACTGACGTCTATGGAAATCATGGTAATGCATTATTTACAGAACAGCCACAAGCCATTTAGCTAAAGAAAACAGCAACAACTGTCTAACACAAGTGAGTCAAGCAAGAAAGAAAAGGCTATATCAAAAGAGAAAATAGACAGATAGTTAAGCAACATCTTGATGTCGTTCTATACCTTGTATGCAGCTATGAGCTGAGAACAATTTCTGTTTTTCCTAATACTTTTATTAGTGCCGGTTAATTTCCAGTGGCGCAGGAAAGATGAGTCTGCATTCTTCTGCATGTAGGTTATCAAGTCATTCTTTGGTAATTCATCAGTGCCAAGGTATTGCTCCACATGCTCTACAGACCAGCAACCCTACAACAGGAAGAACCAAATGTTGGTCTTTCCTGATTGTAAAGTCTCAAGGCAAATAGACATGCATTACAGTAGATTGGTTTAACCACTAAAGAGGCCGGTGCAGTTACTCTAGTTACATTATGACTAATAGGGTTTTCAGTCACAGTCTCCTTGCGTCTTTAAAAGGTTAGTGAGGTATGGCtctctagctggctagctatccaGGAGGAACATTTAGCTACACATTTGAGAACAGCCACAGAAATTCACAGCCAAGATTTGAATGGGCAGGATAGAAGGAACTGAGGGGATGTGAAACCTGTCAATTACCATCTTTCTACTTTCCTTCTCTTTGTCCGAATCCTTCATTTCTCTGTACATTATCCTGCAACACAAAGTCAAAATATCATTAAGAAAGGAGATCAAAGGGCTATCTTTAGTTTAGGTTTCACCATAGAATCATGAGGAAAAGCTAAAACAACAACCATCCAGACTTACGTATATGTGGGTTCCCAGATCCGGCGGAGTTTATCTGACTTGACGCTCCCGCTGCAGGAGAGCTGCAGGAGCTTCTGGACATAGTAAAAGATAGTACCCTTGTAGTTGGAGAGAGGTAGTTCAACTTCTCGGGTGGTTCCAAGCCCTGCCACTTTGAGGATGAGGgcgaggtggggggaggggggacacTCGACCTCCTCCTGGACTTCAGAGCGAGGTGTACCTGTAAGGACAAGGAAAGACATGAAGAAAAAGCTCACCACTGTGCTCTAGAGTTCAACCGAAGTATGTGTGAAAGACCTGCCATTTGTCTAGTAATCATGTACAAAACCAAGTCCATCCACAGTTATACATATTGGACTGAAtactgttggtgtggtgtgtgtacctgggggAGGGATCTCCAGGTCAGTGGTCTGCTGGACATTGGTCCGGCCTGGTCTGGGGTCGAACGCCGGGACTAAAGCAGAGAACTGGCGTTTGAGGACAAAGTCATCGTCCCAGGTTCTACGCCGACCCCCTTTGGTTTCatactcttcctcttcctgttaaAACACGACATGAACAACCGCCATCAGCTCTTTGGGAGTGGCAGACAAGGTACTACACCCAACAAACATGCAACACCGATATTAGACATCTACAGGACAaagaaacatttataaaaacaaaaCACCAACAAAAATCGCATACATTAACATCACACACACTTCACAATCCACAGACAAACTTAAGGGGGGGGTTCAGGCAACTATTTTTACAAGGGAGTACAAGCATGCAATTGACAAGTACACTATATGAAGAGAAACTGCAACAAATTTTACCCTATTAAAATGAATGTGGAAACCAAGGTTTACCCTGGACCGTACCAAAACTTCCTCATACTCTTGGTCTTCCTGATTGTCATCCTcgttctcatcatcatcatcatctggctCAGGCAGATCCTCTTCATCATCTAACTCGGCCAATAGCGTGTTAGCGCGACAGCTGTCCAGGAAGTCTGCAGGGAGAGGACTCAAGTGTGAGGTCTCACTAGAAACAACTCTGATCATCATGCACTTTTCCGAGTCGCTAGCCAAATGTATGAGGAGTCAAGATATGTCAAATGTTAACATGGATGTTCGGTAGTAGAAACACGTTAAATGTTGAAGAAGCTAAGGTGTAGTGAAGGAAGAAAGATGTATAATATGTTTATAACataggaataataataatagtaagtcTAGTATAGCCTACCATAGAGGGAAAACTCAGCTTCCTGACCAGTGTCGCTCTCACTAGACGTAGAGGTCAGGCTGGTTGTCAGAGTGTTACTGAGCAACTGGCCAACCGACAAACCTGTGGTTGCCGTGGCTACATTATTGCTGCTGGTTACTATGGATGTGGACATTGTAACAGTTGAGGTGGTGCCAGTGGTTGTGAGGTTAGGAAAGCTCTGTGCACCCATGAGAGGAGAAGctgcaaacaaacaaaaaccaaAAATGCGATTAGTTCCCAAACAGAAAAAGAAGCAGGTATTATTTTTGACCGTTCCAGTTCAAGCAATGCTGGTTGTTGTTCTCCCACTACACATGCTTGTCACATTCAAGCCTCAGtcagcatcatctgaccactGGAAGTCATGTTGAGTAAATAAAATGTCAATATTATACAATGATCCACTGGCCACTATTTCTATAGCTCTATTTAaggatgacaaaaaaaaaatgaaataaaatcaaTTTTAGTAATGCACTGTCAGCAAAGTCAAAAAGGACGTTAGATTCTCCTTGGTTTAACGAAATAGTCTAATATTAGAGCaaagacaaacaaaaacacatcaGCACAAAAGCAACAACACCATTCTTATATGTGAAGCCAGTAGTTATTCTTCTTGTCTAGATGAGTGACTGTTTTGTTCCTTCCCTTTGTGTGGTGATCAGACTAGCAATCAAATGATCAATATTGAACACAACGTAAAACATTTTACATATTTTTGCAACGTATGTATTCACAGTACTCGTTCAAACAACATTACGCAATGTAAAATTGACAACTTCTCCAGGTTGTAAACATTTTATTATTGTACTAGCTGAGGCTAAACTCTACTTTCATGTAAAAGTGTGACCAAATCTCAAACCCAAGTTACAAGGCTCCTTCTAAAAGTCATGCCAATCATGTAAAATAGCCGGCTGGACAGTGGTCCCTTTATGTGCACTGAAGGCTGAGGAGAACTGAAGGCTGAGGGCTGTGTATCCCATGCATCCCTGGCCTGCAGACAGTATAGGCTGAATACTCACTTGCAGTGCTCATGACGTTTCGTCCCagtgtgttggtgttgttgtcaCTGCTGCTGCGACTCAGGTTCATGTTGTTGGTGGCATTGGTGCGGGACATGTTGGGAGCCCTCCTCACAAACGATTCCATGAGGCTGGCCTCCCGTGACGACAGGTTGGGCACGCTGGCGCTGGAGCTCATGGGAGCGCTGGCCGCCAGCAGAGAGCTAACAGACAGACGGGCGCTGGCCGCAGAACATAGAGGCCTCTGGGAAGCCGCCTCCTTACTGGAGGACTCGGACACGGAGCTGACATCAGGCGAGCTGACGCTGACTAGTGCCATGGAGATGGACGTGGCGTCTACAGCCTCTTGCCTGTCCGCGCCCGCTTTCCGCTCGCCGCCCTCAGCAGTTAACGTGCTGGACGCGCATCCAGCCTCAGAGGACAGTACCACGATGGGCTCTTGGCCCTCTGCCCCGATGGTGCCACCACTGACCCCTAGCACCCCCCCCAGCAGGCTCTCGGCCCGGCGCTCTACCTTGGTGGAGCTGAGACTGATATCGCTGCTGCTGGCCACGCTACACACCGAGCTGCTACTGCCCTTCCGGCTTGAAGAGCTGGCCCCTGCAGCCGAGGAGGAGCCGCCCTTGTCCGGACAGTTATTTTTCACCAGGCTGCTCCAGGACTGCGCTGTGCCTGAAACAGTGGATGAGACAGGTTTGGGTGATGGCGCAGACTCAGGGTCGTACCCTGGCGCAAGCTTGAGGTCAAATTTTCCTTCAGCACCCATACGGTAAGAGTTTGAGCCACCAGCATCCCAGGTGACATCAATCCAGCCTGGAAAGGGATATGAATGTTGTGAGACCCAGCAGAGAGCAGACAGCAAGTCAAGACAGCAGCTTGGCTTGACACTGGACCAGATACCTTTGTTTATGACAGGTGGGCTGAATACAGCTTCAGACTAATTCAACAACAACATGCCATTCTATGCACCTATGCTGAAGCTGATAGTATTTTTAGCATATTGTTGAATAGTTAAATAAATGGCAAGTCAAATTGAGACATTCGATGTCTTAATAAAACTGTATGGTCTAGTACTCTGGTCCAGGTGAAGCAATCAGATAGAAATCATGAGTTACAGAAAATGACAAGCAAAGTAGAATTTTGCAAATGCGAAGCTAAAAGCCACCTGAGAAAAAGGAACTGAAGAATATTTTtgtcaatgtaaatgtaatatagttGCAATGGAGTGAGTCTATTCAGTGCTTGCAAATTGTGACATCAACATGCACTTAGTTGATTGATGGAGACAATTAGTCAAAAAGTATTTAAACACATGGCTACCCAGAGATCTAACAGATAGCTTGTACAAGTACGAAAACGGTTACATGGTAcgttgggggagagggagggttgCACTTGAAAATAGCAAACTAATAACAAAAAGGGTATAATGGTAGTGATAGTTTTGCAAGTTTCGTGAAATACGTAAAATTAATATGAGAGTGGTTTTAAAAAGACGTTCGGCCTACAGAGATAGGTAATATGCGATGCTTTTCAGGCCCTTGTATTTAATAATGTGGCCGGAAGAGCAAGAGGATGAGCCCAATATAATGCAGTCTAGTCACACAGCAGAGCAGTAGCACTGACTTAGATCAACCACTAGACTGCTCTGTAGTTAAAGTGCTCTTGAAGGTTATTATTTATCCTTCATTAACATAAAGAATGGCCTTGTTTGCCGATTGGATTGGAGAGGAGTAAGTAATAGGCCTGTAGCGTGAGGTCAGAAGCAGAAGAGAAAGTAGGAAAGTAACAGCCTTTAGTGGGAAAGccatgaagaagaagaaaaaaaccacTGTCCCGTTTAGAAGTGTAGTAGCACCGCCCACCTGTACAATGTCTTGTAAAGACCTTGTTTCTGAAGTTACTGATCAGGATTAAGGCACAGATGTTATGTAAGCGCAAACATTATATTAGGACATAAGGAACAACTGCTGGTTGATTTCTTTCAGACCAACTCGACCCTCAGTATTTAACATACAAAAGTGAGACGAGAGCGTTAGTAAAAAGGAGATTTGGGTTAAAAGGGCAATTCCGCCACTTTCAACCTcctattcattatctccagcaccataccagtgtctacatatgtgaaaatgttACGTTTCTATGATCTGTAGTTAAAAAAGGTCCTACAAAAATGCTTCTGTGACATCAAAGGGTAAGAATAAAAAGTTTTTTAAAAAGACAGTTTATTTCAAAACCTGCAATGAGTTTCAGGCCAGAGGGAATGTTATTGCCCCCACATCACCGCGAATCTcagtgtttgaaaatcactgttaaaatgtttacattttaATTGGGTagaactttttttaaatgtatatatttttttacaacaaaAAGTAGAAATGCgccgttttcacatatgtagacactggtattgtgGTAGAGATAATGAgaaatgaggttgaaaagtggtgaaTTGCTCTTTAAGATGTACTAAAAGGCTCCTCAAAGCATGTAAATGCACTTGATGTTCACAatttgtacaaaaaaaataatatggTCTACCATATTTGTATCAATGACTCCATTGTTACTAGTTTTTGCACATCCTATGTTCAATAGCCATATTTACGCCGCCCGATTCCTTTGAACAACTATTATAACACTCCCCACATGTGATGATGATGGGGTGACGTATGGGTTTATTCTGGGATAAAGCTCTGTATTGTGTCCTGCTTTAGCAGTTTAAACATGCATCATCATGTCAGTCGACTAAGTCCCTTAAGAATATTTCTTAAACTCTTTTTTTCATAGAAAAACAAAAGCTTTCTATGCAAGCTGCGTGTGTGGGGGTTCAGTTCCACACACAGGGACATTATATTAGATGGTGTGGGCTTAGGCTGTAGTAGAGTTTTACCGTTATGGGCCTCCCCCGTCACCGTACCCTCTCCTGCTGGGTTGCCATCCTGGTCTCTCCACTTCCAGTCGATGCCCCGCACCACGCGCGCCCCTGGCACTATGTACTTCATCACCTGGGAGCGGAACAGACGCCTCTGCCTGCGTAGATTGGCCTCTGCCTCCTTCACTGCTTTACCtgtggaggggagaaggagacggGTCAGATTGCTTGGAGTCATTCAAATAAAATGAATAATTATTCATAAACATACtacctacactgaacaaaaatataaaaacccaacatgtaaagtgttggtcccatgttccatgagctgaaataaaaagatcccagaaatgtttcttacgcacaaaaagcttgtttctctcaaatgttgtgcacaaatgtgttcacatccctgttagtcagtttgccaaga of Salmo salar chromosome ssa01, Ssal_v3.1, whole genome shotgun sequence contains these proteins:
- the hectd1 gene encoding E3 ubiquitin-protein ligase HECTD1 isoform X6 — its product is MADVDPDTLLEWLQMGQGDERDMQLIALEQLCMLLLMSDNVDRCFETCPPRTFLPALCKIFLDESAPDNVLEVTARAITYYLDVSAECTRRIVGVEGAIKALCNRLVVVELNNRTSRDLAEQCVKVLELICTRESGAVFEAGGLNCVLSFIRDSGHLVHKDTLHSAMAVVSRLCSKMEPQDSSLETCVESLSSLLKHEDHQVSDGALRCFASLADRFTRRGVDPAPLAKHGLTEELLSRMAAAGGTVSGPSSTSKPGRTSTGAQPTVADSKLSNQVSTIVSLLSTLCRGSPLVTHDLLRSALPDSMESALQGDERCVLDTMRLVDLLLVLLFEGRKALPKSTAGTTGRIPGLRRLDSSGERSHRQLIDCIRSKDTDALIDAIDTGAFEVNFMDDVGQTLLNWASAFGTQEMVEFLCERGADVNRGQRSSSLHYAACFGRPQVAKTLLRHGANPDLRDEDGKTPLDKARERGHSEVVAILQSPGDWMCPVNKGEDKKKKDANKEEEEGSEPKGDPEMAPIYLKRLLPVFAQTFQQTMLPSIRKASLALIRKMIHYSCEVLLKEVCDSDAGHNLPTVLVEITATVLDQEDDDDGHLLALQIIRDLVDKGGDVFLDQLARLGVINKVSTLAGPTSDDENEEESKPEKEDEPQEEAKEVQQGKPYHWRDWSVIRGRDCLYIWSDAAALELSNGSNGWFRFILDGKLATMYSSGSPEGGSDSSESRSEFLEKLQRARSQVKPVTASQPILSALGPTKLTVGNWSLTCLKEGEIAIHNSDGQQATILKEDLPGFVFESNRGTKHSFTAETSLGSEFVTGWTGKRGRKLKSKLEKTKQKVKTVARDLYEDHFKAVESMPRGVVVTLRNIATQLESAWELHTNRQCIEGENTWRDLMKTALENLIVVLKDENTISPYEMCSSGLVQALFTVLNNSVELDMKHDCKPLMERINVFKTAFSENEDDESRPAVALIRKLLAVLESIERLPLHLYDTPGSTYNLQILTRRLRFRLERAPGETALIDRTGRMLKMEPLATVESLEQYLLKMVAKQWYDFDRSSFIFVRKLREGQTFTFRHQHDFDENGIVYWIGTNAKTAYEWVNPAAYGLVVVTSSEGRNLPYGRLEDILSRDSSALNCHTNDDKNAWFAIDLGLWVIPSAYTLRHARGYGRSALRNWVFQVSKDGQIWMSLYTHVDDCSLNEPGSTATWPLDPSKEEKQGWRHIRIKQMGKNASGQTHYLSLSGLEIYGTISGVCEDQLGKAVKEAEANLRRQRRLFRSQVMKYIVPGARVVRGIDWKWRDQDGNPAGEGTVTGEAHNGWIDVTWDAGGSNSYRMGAEGKFDLKLAPGYDPESAPSPKPVSSTVSGTAQSWSSLVKNNCPDKGGSSSAAGASSSSRKGSSSSVCSVASSSDISLSSTKVERRAESLLGGVLGVSGGTIGAEGQEPIVVLSSEAGCASSTLTAEGGERKAGADRQEAVDATSISMALVSVSSPDVSSVSESSSKEAASQRPLCSAASARLSVSSLLAASAPMSSSASVPNLSSREASLMESFVRRAPNMSRTNATNNMNLSRSSSDNNTNTLGRNVMSTANFLDSCRANTLLAELDDEEDLPEPDDDDDENEDDNQEDQEYEEVLEEEEYETKGGRRRTWDDDFVLKRQFSALVPAFDPRPGRTNVQQTTDLEIPPPGTPRSEVQEEVECPPSPHLALILKVAGLGTTREVELPLSNYKGTIFYYVQKLLQLSCSGSVKSDKLRRIWEPTYTIMYREMKDSDKEKESRKMGCWSVEHVEQYLGTDELPKNDLITYMQKNADSSFLRHWKLTGTNKSIRKNRNCSQLIAAYKDFCEHGCRSGGLSPGSLGVMQTCDILSVAREQAQAKAGSSQSACGVEDVLQLLRILFIIGGDPHAHARTFQEDVDDLQFNASPEEFTSKKVTTKILQQIEEPLALASGALPEWCEQLTSKCPFLIPFETRQLYFTCTAFGASRAIVWLQNRREATMERSRPSTTVRRDDPGEFRVGRLKHERIKVPRGDQMMEWAESVMQIHADRKSVLEVEFQGEEGTGLGPTLEFYALVAAEFQRTSLGIWLCDDDFPDDESRQVDLGGGLKPPGYYVQRSCGLFPAPFPQDSDELERLSKLFFFLGVFLAKCIQDNRLVDLPISRPFFKLLCMGDIKSNMSKLLYASRGGPLLLDPTEQHRHFSEIQSEASTEESQDTYSIGSFDEDSKSEFILDPPKPKPPAWYHGILTWEDFELVNPHRAKFLKEMKELAVKRRLILGNKSLSEDEKNTRLQDLMLKNPMGSGPPLSVEDLGLNFQFCPSSKVHGFSAVDLKPNGNDEMVTMENAEEYVELMFDFSMHTGIQKQMEAFREGFNRVFPMEKLSSFSHKEVQMILCGNQSPSWTSEDVMNYTEPKLGYTRDSPGFLRFVRVLCGMSSDERKAFLQFTTGCSTLPPGGLANLHPRLTIVRKVDATDSSYPSVNTCVHYLKLPEYSSEDIMRERLLAATMEKGFHLN